A region from the Stutzerimonas stutzeri genome encodes:
- the sutA gene encoding transcriptional regulator SutA: MSDEELEQDDLDVNDEEDDEELAPADEGDADNSADDESTDSDRATPTSKKAKAKSVVVEELPSLEAKQKEREELARAMEEFLARGGRVQEVEPNVVADPPKKPDSKYGSRPI, encoded by the coding sequence ATGAGTGACGAAGAATTAGAACAAGACGATCTGGACGTGAACGACGAGGAGGACGACGAGGAGCTGGCGCCGGCCGACGAGGGTGATGCCGACAACAGCGCCGACGACGAAAGCACCGACAGCGATCGTGCGACTCCGACGAGCAAGAAGGCCAAGGCCAAGTCTGTGGTCGTCGAAGAGCTGCCGAGCCTGGAAGCCAAGCAGAAGGAGCGCGAGGAGCTGGCGCGTGCGATGGAAGAATTTCTCGCACGTGGTGGCCGGGTGCAGGAAGTCGAGCCCAACGTCGTGGCCGACCCGCCGAAGAAGCCGGACAGCAAGTACGGCAGCCGCCCGATCTAA
- the lysA gene encoding diaminopimelate decarboxylase: MEAFSYRDGQLFAEGVALPALAQRFGTPTYVYSRAHIEAQYHAYADALKGMPHLVCFAVKANSNLGVLNVLARLGAGFDIVSIGELERVLAAGGQPDRIVFSGVGKSRDDMRRALEVGVHCFNVESTEELERLQQVAAELGVMAPVSLRVNPDVDAGTHPYISTGLKENKFGIAIANADAVYGRAHELSHIEVIGVDCHIGSQLTTLPPFLDALDRLLALIDRLAVRGIRIQHLDLGGGLGVRYREEQPPLAGDYIQAVRKRIDGRDLALVFEPGRSIVANAGVLLTRVEYLKHTEHKDFAIVDAAMNDLIRPALYQAWMDVIPVQPRDGEARHYDIVGPICETGDFLAKERPLVLAEGDLLAVRSAGAYGFVMSSNYNTRGRAAEVLVDGEDAYEVRRRESVQELYAGESLLPA, from the coding sequence ATGGAGGCCTTCTCGTACCGCGACGGTCAACTCTTCGCGGAGGGCGTGGCGCTGCCCGCTCTCGCGCAACGCTTCGGCACCCCCACCTACGTCTATTCGCGCGCCCATATCGAGGCGCAATATCACGCCTACGCCGATGCCCTGAAAGGCATGCCGCACCTGGTCTGCTTTGCCGTGAAGGCAAACTCCAACCTCGGCGTGCTGAATGTGCTGGCGCGCCTGGGCGCCGGGTTCGATATCGTCTCCATTGGCGAGCTGGAGCGCGTCCTCGCTGCCGGCGGCCAACCGGATCGCATCGTCTTTTCCGGCGTGGGCAAGAGCCGTGACGACATGCGCCGGGCACTGGAAGTCGGCGTGCATTGTTTCAACGTCGAATCCACCGAGGAGCTCGAGCGGCTGCAGCAGGTCGCCGCCGAACTCGGCGTGATGGCGCCGGTGTCGCTGCGGGTCAACCCGGATGTGGATGCCGGCACCCACCCGTACATCTCCACCGGGCTCAAGGAAAACAAGTTCGGTATCGCCATTGCCAACGCTGACGCGGTCTATGGCCGCGCTCACGAGCTGAGCCATATCGAAGTGATCGGCGTCGATTGCCATATCGGCTCGCAACTGACCACCCTGCCGCCGTTCCTCGACGCGCTCGATCGCCTGCTGGCGCTGATCGACCGCCTGGCCGTACGCGGCATTCGCATCCAGCATCTGGATCTGGGTGGCGGGCTCGGCGTGCGCTATCGCGAGGAGCAACCGCCGTTGGCCGGCGACTATATTCAGGCGGTACGCAAACGTATCGATGGGCGCGATCTGGCACTGGTGTTCGAACCCGGACGCTCGATCGTCGCCAACGCCGGCGTGCTGCTGACCCGCGTGGAATACCTCAAGCACACCGAGCACAAGGACTTCGCCATCGTCGATGCGGCGATGAACGACCTGATCCGCCCGGCGTTGTACCAGGCCTGGATGGACGTGATACCCGTGCAGCCGCGCGATGGCGAAGCACGTCACTACGACATCGTCGGCCCGATCTGCGAGACCGGTGATTTCCTCGCCAAGGAGCGCCCGCTGGTCCTTGCCGAGGGCGATCTGCTGGCCGTTCGCTCGGCGGGCGCCTATGGCTTCGTCATGAGTTCGAACTACAACACCCGCGGCCGTGCCGCCGAGGTGCTGGTGGACGGGGAAGACGCCTACGAAGTGCGCCGCCGCGAAAGCGTGCAGGAGCTATACGCTGGCGAAAGCCTGCTGCCTGCCTGA
- the xerC gene encoding tyrosine recombinase XerC — MQTDLDTYLDHLRHERQVSPHTLDGYRRDLTKVLAFCGRQRIDAWESLKAAQVRQLVAEGHRQGQSSRSLARLLSSLRGLFRYLNQQGRCAHDPAAGIAPPKGEKRLPRLLDTDRAMQLLDGGVEDDFIGHRDQAMLELFYSSGLRLAELVGLNLQQLDLPAGLVRVLGKGSKERVLPVGRKAREALQAWLPLRALSRPADDALFVSQQGRRLSPRAVQLRVRQAGVRELGQHLHPHMLRHSFASHLLESSQDLRSVQELLGHADIGTTQIYTHLDFQHLAKIYDQAHPRAKRKQDGEP, encoded by the coding sequence ATGCAAACCGATCTGGATACCTACCTCGACCATCTGCGCCATGAGCGCCAGGTGTCGCCCCACACGCTCGACGGGTATCGCCGCGATCTCACCAAGGTGCTGGCCTTCTGCGGCCGGCAACGGATCGACGCCTGGGAATCGCTGAAGGCCGCGCAGGTCCGTCAGTTGGTCGCCGAGGGCCATCGCCAAGGGCAGTCCAGCCGCAGCCTGGCGCGATTGCTCTCCTCGTTGCGCGGTCTGTTCCGCTACCTGAACCAGCAAGGCCGTTGCGCCCATGACCCGGCCGCCGGTATCGCACCACCGAAAGGTGAAAAGCGCCTGCCGCGCCTGCTCGATACCGACCGCGCGATGCAGTTGCTGGACGGCGGCGTCGAAGACGATTTCATCGGTCATCGCGATCAGGCCATGCTCGAGCTGTTCTACTCGTCCGGGCTGCGTCTGGCCGAACTGGTCGGGTTGAACCTGCAGCAGCTCGATTTGCCAGCCGGGTTGGTCCGGGTCCTTGGCAAGGGCAGCAAGGAGCGTGTACTGCCGGTCGGCCGCAAGGCTCGAGAGGCGTTACAGGCCTGGCTACCATTGCGGGCACTGAGCCGTCCGGCCGACGATGCGCTGTTCGTCAGCCAGCAGGGGCGCCGTCTCAGCCCCCGCGCGGTGCAGTTGCGAGTTCGCCAGGCCGGGGTCCGCGAGCTCGGCCAACATCTGCATCCACACATGCTCCGTCACAGCTTTGCCAGTCACCTGCTTGAGTCCTCGCAGGACCTACGCTCGGTGCAGGAACTGCTCGGCCATGCCGACATCGGTACCACACAGATCTACACCCACCTGGACTTTCAGCACTTGGCGAAGATCTACGACCAGGCGCACCCGCGAGCCAAGCGCAAACAGGACGGCGAGCCATGA
- the lptM gene encoding LPS translocon maturation chaperone LptM, with protein sequence MKRLLLPFIALAVLASALGGCGQKGPLYHPDDTATAKERSKDRFEL encoded by the coding sequence ATGAAGCGCCTATTGCTTCCATTCATCGCACTCGCGGTTCTCGCTTCCGCACTCGGCGGCTGCGGCCAGAAAGGCCCGCTTTATCACCCGGACGACACGGCTACTGCCAAAGAGCGTTCCAAAGACCGATTCGAACTGTAA
- the cyaY gene encoding iron donor protein CyaY has translation MSLSEARFHDLVDAVQEEVEDVFDHSGMDVDLDNSGGVLTVRFENGTQLIFSRQPPLRQLWVAARSGGFHFDYDEASSLWICDTNDERLGELLTRVTQEQGGEALDFEEL, from the coding sequence ATGAGTTTGAGCGAAGCCCGCTTCCACGATCTAGTCGACGCCGTTCAGGAAGAAGTCGAGGATGTGTTCGATCACAGTGGCATGGATGTCGATCTGGACAACTCCGGCGGCGTGCTCACCGTGCGTTTCGAGAACGGCACGCAGCTGATCTTCAGCCGCCAACCCCCGCTGCGCCAGCTCTGGGTGGCGGCGCGCTCGGGTGGCTTCCATTTCGACTATGACGAAGCGTCGTCCTTGTGGATCTGCGACACCAATGACGAGCGCCTCGGGGAATTGCTGACCCGGGTCACGCAGGAGCAGGGCGGCGAGGCGCTCGATTTCGAGGAGCTTTGA
- the dapF gene encoding diaminopimelate epimerase has protein sequence MLLRFTKMHGLGNDFMVIDLISQHAHIQPKHAKQWGDRHTGVGFDQLLLVEPPHDPDVDFRYRIFNSDGSEVEQCGNGARCFARFVLDKRLTMKRQIRVETKGGIIELDIRPDGQISVDMGPPRLVPADIPFQAEGEALSYPLDVDGQQLEIAALSMGNPHAVLRVDDVNTAPVHELGPKIEHHPRFPQRVNAGFLQVVDRQHAKLRVWERGAGETQACGTGACAAAVAAIRQGWMDSPVQIDLPGGRLSFEWAGPGQPVMMTGPAVRVFEGQVRL, from the coding sequence ATGCTTTTGCGTTTTACCAAGATGCATGGCCTGGGCAACGATTTCATGGTCATCGACCTGATCAGCCAGCACGCGCATATCCAGCCCAAGCACGCCAAGCAATGGGGTGATCGGCACACGGGCGTGGGCTTCGATCAGCTGTTGCTGGTCGAGCCGCCGCATGACCCCGACGTCGATTTCCGCTACCGCATCTTCAACTCCGATGGCTCGGAGGTGGAGCAATGCGGCAATGGCGCGCGCTGCTTCGCGCGCTTCGTGCTCGACAAGCGTCTGACCATGAAGCGGCAGATTCGCGTCGAGACCAAGGGCGGCATCATCGAGCTGGATATTCGCCCCGACGGGCAGATCAGCGTCGACATGGGCCCGCCACGCCTGGTACCGGCCGATATTCCCTTCCAGGCCGAAGGCGAAGCCCTGAGCTATCCGCTGGATGTCGACGGTCAGCAACTGGAAATCGCCGCGCTATCGATGGGCAATCCGCACGCCGTGCTGCGCGTCGACGACGTCAACACCGCGCCGGTGCATGAGCTGGGGCCGAAGATCGAGCATCACCCGCGCTTCCCGCAGCGAGTCAACGCCGGCTTTCTGCAGGTCGTCGACCGCCAGCACGCGAAACTCCGCGTCTGGGAACGTGGCGCTGGCGAAACCCAGGCCTGCGGCACCGGTGCCTGTGCCGCCGCCGTGGCTGCGATACGCCAGGGCTGGATGGACTCGCCCGTACAGATCGATCTGCCCGGCGGCCGTCTGTCCTTCGAATGGGCAGGTCCGGGACAGCCGGTTATGATGACCGGCCCCGCCGTTCGCGTTTTCGAAGGACAAGTTCGCCTATGA
- the rnk gene encoding nucleoside diphosphate kinase regulator, which produces MTSAPPIIITQPDVQRLERLLDGLADYGPAAEALEEELSRAQVVERSELPAGVVSMNSRVHCREEGSGKDYHLTLVYPQDARQEGTVSVLAPVGSALLGMSVGQHIDWPTPGGKVLKLTLLAVEYQPEAAGDVHL; this is translated from the coding sequence ATGACCAGCGCACCGCCCATCATCATCACGCAACCCGACGTGCAGCGGCTCGAGCGACTGCTCGATGGCCTGGCTGACTACGGTCCGGCCGCCGAGGCACTCGAAGAAGAGCTGTCCCGTGCCCAGGTGGTCGAGCGCAGCGAATTGCCCGCTGGCGTGGTATCGATGAACTCACGCGTTCATTGCCGCGAAGAAGGCAGTGGCAAGGATTACCACCTGACGCTGGTCTACCCGCAGGACGCCCGACAGGAGGGAACGGTCTCGGTGCTGGCGCCGGTCGGTAGCGCATTGTTGGGCATGAGCGTAGGCCAGCATATCGACTGGCCAACGCCGGGAGGCAAGGTGCTCAAGCTGACGCTGCTGGCGGTCGAGTACCAGCCGGAGGCCGCGGGCGACGTTCATCTGTGA
- a CDS encoding HAD family hydrolase, with the protein MSIQLITFDLDDTLWDVGPVIQSAETRLRDWLGQHAPRLGGFPIESLAAIRRLLIESEPDLKHRISELRRRILFHALHDAGYSPNEAQAIADQAFEVFLEARHAIDLFPDVHPTLEHLANHYMLGVLTNGNADVRRLGLADYFQFTLCAEELGVGKPDPRPFQEALMRADVAAEHAVHIGDHPDDDIGGAQRAGVRAIWFNPAGKPWEHDVRPDAEVRSLAELPALLANWR; encoded by the coding sequence ATGAGCATTCAGCTGATTACCTTCGATCTCGACGATACCCTGTGGGATGTCGGCCCGGTCATCCAGAGCGCGGAGACCCGTCTGCGTGATTGGCTCGGCCAGCACGCACCACGCCTGGGCGGTTTCCCAATCGAATCGTTGGCGGCGATCCGCCGTCTGCTGATCGAATCCGAACCGGACCTCAAGCATCGCATCAGCGAGTTGCGGCGGCGCATTCTGTTTCATGCGCTGCATGACGCCGGCTATTCGCCAAACGAGGCGCAGGCTATCGCCGACCAGGCGTTCGAGGTGTTTCTCGAAGCGCGGCACGCCATCGACCTGTTCCCCGACGTGCATCCGACGCTGGAGCACCTGGCCAACCACTACATGCTCGGGGTCCTGACCAACGGCAACGCCGATGTTCGCCGCCTGGGCCTGGCCGACTATTTCCAGTTCACGCTCTGCGCCGAAGAGCTGGGTGTCGGCAAGCCGGATCCGCGGCCATTTCAGGAGGCACTGATGCGTGCTGACGTGGCTGCCGAGCATGCCGTACACATAGGCGATCATCCCGACGACGACATTGGCGGGGCGCAGCGCGCCGGCGTTCGGGCGATCTGGTTCAACCCCGCGGGCAAACCCTGGGAGCATGATGTCCGGCCGGATGCCGAGGTGCGCAGCCTGGCCGAGCTGCCCGCGTTGCTCGCCAACTGGCGTTAG
- a CDS encoding DUF484 family protein, which yields MTEQNQDKPQLPDAETVAAYLRAHPEFFVDHDELIPELRIPHLPGGAVSLVERQVKLLRERNIEMRHRLAQLMDVARDNDRLFDKTRRLVLDLLDANSLEEVIGAVDESLRHEFQVPYVSLILFSETPLPVGRSVTAAEAQQAIGGLLGSGKTVCGVLRPHELTFLFGEEDSSGIGSAAVVALNQQQGILAIGSQDPQHYKSSLGTLFLSYIAEVLTRVLPNYSTPLRSVR from the coding sequence ATGACCGAGCAGAACCAGGACAAGCCGCAGTTGCCGGACGCCGAAACCGTCGCGGCCTACCTGCGCGCCCACCCGGAATTCTTTGTCGATCACGATGAATTGATTCCCGAACTGCGCATCCCGCATTTGCCCGGTGGCGCCGTGTCGCTGGTCGAGCGCCAGGTCAAGCTGCTGCGCGAGCGCAACATCGAAATGCGCCACCGGCTGGCGCAGCTGATGGACGTCGCCCGCGACAACGACCGGCTCTTCGACAAGACCCGTCGCCTGGTGCTCGATCTGCTCGATGCCAACAGCCTGGAAGAGGTCATCGGCGCGGTGGACGAAAGCCTGCGGCATGAATTCCAGGTGCCCTACGTCAGCCTGATCCTGTTCAGCGAAACCCCGTTGCCGGTTGGCCGTAGCGTTACGGCTGCCGAAGCGCAGCAGGCGATCGGTGGCCTGCTCGGCAGCGGCAAGACCGTTTGCGGCGTGCTCCGCCCGCATGAGCTGACGTTCCTGTTCGGTGAAGAAGACAGCAGCGGCATTGGCTCGGCCGCGGTCGTTGCGCTCAACCAGCAGCAAGGCATCCTCGCGATCGGCAGCCAGGATCCGCAACACTACAAGAGTTCGTTGGGCACGCTGTTCCTCAGCTACATCGCCGAGGTGCTGACGCGGGTTCTGCCGAATTACTCCACGCCGCTGCGCTCGGTACGCTGA